Genomic DNA from Catellatospora sp. TT07R-123:
CCTCCCGCATGCATACGCGGTACCCACTCTGCATCGTGAGTACGACATCACGCAGTCGGTTTTACGACCGAACCCGCCTCAGTCGGTTTCCGCCGGAAGGCTCGTGAGCAGCGCGGTCAGCCCGTCATGGTCGAGCAGATCGGCCGGACGGACCGTGAGATTGTCACGTACGTAATGGAAAGCCGCGCTGACCTGCGCCACCGGCACCCCCGCCAGCGCCGCCCACGCCAGCCGGTACGCGGCCAGCTGCACCGCCGCCGCGGCAGCAGCGGAACCCGTGGGCACCCGGCCGGTCTTCCAGTCGACCACCTCGTAGCCGCCGCCGGTGCGGAACACCGCGTCCATCCGTCCACGCACGACGGTGCCGCCCAGCTCGATCACGAACGGGGTCTCCACCTCGACCGGCACCCGGTCGGCCCAGATGCTCTGCTCGAAGCGTTCCCGCAGGTCGGCCAGCGCCTCGTCGGGGGCGGCGTCCTCATCGGCCGCACCGGGCAGGTCGTCGAGGTCGAGCAGCTGGTCGGCGCCGTAACGCTGCTCCAGCCAGTGGTGGAAGGCGGTGCCGCGCCGGGCGTACACGTCGGGGGCGGCGGGCAGCGGACGGCGCAGCCGCCGCGCCAGCGCCAGCGGGTCCTTGCGCAGCGCGACCAGCTGCGACACCGACAGGTGCGCGGGCAGCACGACGTCGGCGCGCTGTGCCCGCCGGGCCTGCTCGTCGCGCTCGATGAGCAGCAGGTCCGACTCCTGGCGCCAGCGCCGGGTGACCTCGTCGTGCTCGGCCAGCCGGACCCCGCCGTCGGGGTCGTCGAGCATCGAGCGCACCAGCGCCGCCGCGGCCTCCACGGTGGGCCGCCGGGCACCGAGCGGGTCGCTGGGCCAGGTCACGGCGACCTCGCCGCTGGTCGGGTTGACCGCGTCGTCGGCGGGCTGCGGCGCCCACACGTCGACGTGCCCGTGGCCCGCCTCGCACACCGCGACGATCTCGGCCAGCAGCGGCGACGGGCCGCGCGGCTTGCGCACCTTGTCGCCCCACCAGTAGCCGGAGGCGAGCAGCCAGCCGCGCGGGCGGGTGACCGCGACGTACGCCAGGCGGCGCTCCTCGCGGGCGTCGTGCTCGCGCCACTCCTGCTCGAAGCCGGTCACGGCGACGGCCAGGTCCTTCTGGTCGCGGGTGCCGGCGACGGCGAGCTCGGGCAGGCCGTCGCGGTCGCCGCGCAGCGGGAACGGCAGCACGCCCAGGCCCTTGAGGAAGTGGTCGGAGCCCTTGCTGGGGCCCGGCCACACGTCCTTGGTCAGCCCGGCGACGGCGACGACGTCCCACTCCAGGCCCTTGGCGGCGTGCGCAGTGAGGATCTGCACCGCGCCCTCGGCCACGTCCACCTCGCCGGGGGTCAGGCCGCGCTCCTCGTCCTCGGCCGCGGCCAGGTAGGACAGGAACGCGCCGAGCGGCGCGCCGTCGGTCTCCTGCGCGAACCGGGCCGCGACCTCGCCGAGGGTGTCCAGGTGGGCGCGGGCCAGGCCGGTGTCACCGGCGCGCACCGCGACCTCGACGTCCAGGCCGACGGTGCGCTCGATGTCGGCGATCAGGTCGCTGACCGGTTGGTCCAGGCGGGTGCGCAGGCTCGCGATCTCCTGGGCGTACGCCGCCAGCCGGGTGTACGCCGCGGGCGAGTACTGCTCCGGCTCGCCGAGGTCGTCCAGCGCCTCGCTCAGCGACGCCTCGTCGAGCCGGTCCACCGCGATCTCGGCGTCCGGCCCGCCCTGCCAGCGGCCCTTGGCCAGCTCGCGGGCGCGCTGGTGCAGCGCCACCAGGTCGCGCGGGCCGACGCGCCAGCGGGGGCCGGACAGCAGCCGCAGCAGGCTCGCCCCGTCCAGCGGGTCGGACAGCACCCGCAGGGTGCAGACGACGTCGCGCACCTCGGGGGTGTCCAGCAGGCCGCCGAGGCCGACGACCTCGACGGGCAGGCCGCGGGCGCGCAGCGCCGCCTCGATCGGGGCGATCTGCGAACGCACCCGCACCAGCACCGCCGAGCTGGGCCGCCGCTCGATCGGGATATGCGCCGGGTTCTGGTCGGCGGTGGTCTTCGCCTCGGTGCGCCAGGCGGTGACGATCTGGTCGGCGATCCACTCGGCCTCGTCGAGGTACGTGTCGAGCAGCCCCGCCAGCACGATGCCCGGTTTGTCGCTGCCGGACGTCAGCGACACCACCCGCGCCCCGCGCTCGCGTAGCGGCGCCGAGACGGTGTTGGCCACCGCCAGGATCTCCGACCGGTTGCGGAAACTGCGCCCGAGCTGCGCCATCTCGGCGGGCACGCCGTCGGCGCCCGGGAACTCGTGCGGGAACCTGTCCAGGGTGCCCGCGCTCGCGCCGCGCCAGCCGTAGATGGACTGGCACGGGTCGCCGACCGCGGTGACCGGGTGGCCCGCGCCGGTCTCGGGCGTGCCGCCGGAGAACAGCGCCCGCAGCAGCGTGACCTGCGCGTGGCTGGTGTCCTGGTATTCGTCGAGCAGCACGACGCGGAACCTGTCCCGCTCGGCCGCCCCGACCTCGGGATGCGACAGCGCGACCCGGGCCGCCCGCGACATCTGGTCGCCGAAGTCCATCGCCTCCAGCGCGTGCTTGCGCGCGGCGTACGCCCGGACCAGCGGCAGCAGTTGCAACCGGGCCCGCTGCCGACCGAGCAGGTCGCGCACGTCGGCCAGCATCCGGCCCGGCCGGGCCGACACCTCGGCGTGGAACCGCCCGGTCCACGCGGCCAGGTCGTCGGGCTCGACCAGGTGCTCCGACAGCTCCCCGGCCAGCGCCAGCACCGCCGAGACGACCGTGCTCGGCGCCGACTCCACCGACGTCATGTCCCCGGTGTACGAGCGCACCACCTCGTCGGCGAGCTGCCAGCACGACGCCTCGGTGAGCAGACGGGTGCTCGGCTCGTACCCGGCGCGCAGGCCGTGCTCGGTGACGATGCGGGCCGCGAACGAGTGGTACGTGGCGATCGTGGGTTCGCCGTCGAAGCCCTCGACCGCGCGGGCGCCGATGTGGCGGCGCAACTGGCCCAGCCGCATCCGCACCCGGTGCGCCAGCTCGCCCGCGGCCTTGCGGGTGAAGGTGAGGCCGAGCACGTGCTCGGGGCGTACGTGCTGGTTGGCGACCAGCCACAGCACCCGCGCGGCCATCGTCTCGGTCTTGCCCGACCCGGCGCCCGCGACCACCAGCAGCGGCGCGACCGGCGCGCTGATGACGGCGGCCTGCTCCGAGGTCGGCGGATGCAGCCCGAGCTGCTCCGCCAGCTCGTCGGGCGTCCAGCGCGGCCCGTCTTTGACGATCGCGGTCACGGCTCGACCACCTGGCGCCCCTTGCCCGAGACCGGGCAGCTCGACTTCACCGGGCACATCCGGCACTTGTCGTTGACCTTCGCCACGAACGTCGAGGCGGCCATCGTGGCGGCGGTGCGGTGCACCATCGCGTGCGCCCAGTTCGGGTCGCCGGACTCGCCGATCGCCTCCTGCACCTGCTCCTTGGCGTCCTTGTGCGTGGTGCCCAGCTGCACCAGCGCGGCCCCGCCGGAGACGTCCCCCTCCGGGAACCCGCCCGCCTCCACCGCCACCTGGTACGCCCCCAGCTGCGGATGTTCGGGCAGCTCCTCGCGGGTGGCGGTGGTGGTCTTGCCGGTCTTCAGGTCGATCACGACCAGGCGGCCCTGGTCGTCGACCTCCAGCCGGTCGACCCGGCCGACCAGGTCGATCGGTGGTTCGTGTTCGAGGCGCACCGCGAACTCGCGCTCGATCGCGACCAGGCGGCGCGGGTTCTCGGCCAGCCAGCGGGTGAGCTTGTCCAGCATCAGGCGGGAGCGGTCGCGCTCGCGCCCGGCCAGCCACTGCGCCGCCAGCTCGATCGCGTCGAACCGCGCCGCGACGTAGTCGACCAGCACCGCCGGGTCGCTCATCGCCTCGTCGGCGAGCATCGCCGCCGCGTGCACCAGGTTGCCCACGCCCTGCGCGCTGGACGAGGCGGCCGCGCCGCCGTGCTTCTCCAGCAGCCAGCGCAGCCCGCAGCGCAGCGCGCTCTCCATCGTCGACGGGGTGACCCGCACCGGCTCGTCCGGCCCGTGCAGCGGCCCGTCGTCGGTCAGCTCCGGCAGGCCCCACCAGTGCTCCGGGTGGGCGCCCGGGATGCCCGCGGCGGCCAGCCGGGCCAGCTCGCGGGCGGCGGCGTGACGGCGCGGGCCGTCCGGGCCGACCACGGCCGCGCGCAGCTCCGCCACCAGCGCGGGCAGCGTCAGCGCGCGCGGCGGCCGGGCGAGCTCCAGCTCGGCGACCTCGTCCTCGTCCACCTTCACCGGCGGGGCCAGCTCGAACAGGAACCGGCTCGGCCGGTCCTCGCCGTCGGCGCCGCCGACCGCGCCCGAGTCGACCGCGGTCACCACCAGGCGGCGCCGGGCCCGGGTCGCCGCCACGTAGAACAGGCGGCGCTCCTCGGTGAGCAGGGCGGCGGTCTGCGCCACCCGCTGGGCGCGCTCACCCGCCAGCGCCCGCTGCGCCACCTCGTCCACCAGCTGCTCCGAGCCCAGCAGGCTGCCGCGCAGCCGCAGATCCGGCCACACCCCCTCCTGTACGCCCGCGACCACGACCACGTCCCACTCCAGGCCCTTGGCCCCGTGGGCGGTCAGCAGCCGCACCGCCTCGCCCCGGTCGCCGCTGGCCGCCAGCGAGTCGGCGGGCAGCTGCTGGTCGGCGACGTGGTCCAGGAACGTGTCGATGCGCGCGCCCGGCAGCCGGTCGGTGAACCGGCCCGCCGCGTCGAACAGCACCAGGACCGCGTCCAGGTCGCGGTCGGCGGTCTCCGCGCGCCGCTGCTGGTCCAGGCCCAGCGCGGGGGACGTGGCGACCCCGGCCCAGCGCTCGGCCAATCCGGTGGCGCGCCACACCGCCCACAGCACCTCCTCGGCGGTGGCCCCCGGGCGGGCCGCCGCCTCCCGGGCGGTGGTCAGCAGCATCGCGATCCGCGCGGCCGGGCCCGCCCAGCGCCGGTCCAGCGCCGCCAGCTCCGCCGGGTCGCGCAGCGCCTCCACCAGCAGCTCGCCCGAGCCGCGCTCGTCTCCGGCCGCCATCGCCAGCGCCCGCAGCCCCTGGCGCAGCCGCCGCTCGGCCATCGGGTCGGCGCCGCCCAGCGGGGAGTGCAGCAGCGCCACCGCCGCCTCCTCGGTGAGCAGCTGCGGCCGCAGCGCGCAGCGCAGCAGCGTCAGCAGCGGCTTCACGGCCGGCTGCTGGTGCAGCGGCAGGTCCTCGGCGAGCACCTTGGTCGGCACGCCCGCCTGGCGCAGCGCGCGCTCGTACGCGGCGAGCTGGTTGTTGGTCGAGCGCATGATCACAGCCATCCGCGACCAGGGCACGCCGTCGACCAGGTGCGCCCGCCGCAGCCGGTGCGCCACGAACGCGGCCTCGCTGACCCGGCTGCGCAGCGCCACCACCTCGACGCCGGTGTCCGGGTCGGGCTCGCGGGCGGGCTGGTCGTCGCGCTGCACCGGCACCACGGGCAGGTGCCCCGGCAGCCTGCGGGCCAGCCGCGCCGTGGCCGCCCGGACCGTGGGCGCGGACCGGTGCGCGGTCGGCAGGATCACCTCGGCGGCGCCCGGGAAGCGCCGCGTGAACGTGCGCACGATCTCCGGGTCGGCACCGCGGAACGCATACGTCGAGCTGTCGGGGTCGGCGAAGGCGGTCAGCGGCAGCCCGGTGGCGATCAGCTCCAGCAGCTCGATCTGCGCCGGGTCGGTGTCGGCGAGCTCGTCGACGTAGACGGCCGACAGGCGGGAGCGCTCGGCCGCGAGCAGTTCGGGGTCGCGGCGCAGCAGCCCGGTGGCGGCGCGGACGAGTTCGGCGTGGTCGTAGCCGACCGAGCCGCGGGTGGTGGCGTCGCGCAGGGCCATCGTCTGCTCGTACTCCCGCAGGAAGCGGGCGGCGGCCGACCAGTCGTCGCGGCGCCGCCACAGCGGGTCGTCCGGGCCGATGCCGCGCTCGGCGGCGCGCAGCAGCAGGTCGCGCAGCTGCTCGGCGAAGGCGCGGGTGTTCAGGGCGGGCAGCAGCCGGTCGGGCCAGCCGGCCGTCTCGCCGGGCAGCAGCTCGCGGATGACGAGGTCCTGCTCGGGGCCGGACAGCAGCCGCGGCGGCGCGTCGTCGTATAGGGCGGCAGCCCGTCTGAGCAGGCCGAACGCGTACGCCGGGAAGGTCCGGACCAGCGGTTCGTGACCGATGCCCTGGGCGATGCGGGCCTCGATGCGGCGGCGCAGCGACTGCGAGCCGCGGCGGCCGAAGGTGAGCACCAGGATGCGCTGCGGGTCGGTGCCCTCGGCGACGCGGCGGGCGACCGACTCGACCAGCGTCGTCGTCTTGCCGGTGCCGGGGCCGCCGCGGACCAGCATCGGGCCGGAGTCGTGGGCGACGGCGCGCAGTTGGGCGGGGTCGGGCAGCAGCGGCGGCTGGTCCGGGGCACTCCCCCGGACCAGCCGCCACTCCCGCTGAACTCCGCTGCTCACGCCCCACATTTCACCACGAGAGGGCGACAGCCGACGCGGGCCGACCAGCAAGGGTCGGCAACGCCACCGGGCGCCCTCCCGGGTTTACCGAACGCTATACTCACTCCATGGAGCCCGACGAATGGGAGATCTACGTCGTCGAGGAGGTTCGGGACTGGATCGACGGCCTGGACGGGGCCACCCAAGCCCGGGTGGTGCAGGCCATCGATCTGCTGGCCGAAATCGGTCCAGGTCTGGGCCGACCACTCGTCGACACGATCCACGGCACCTCTGTCGC
This window encodes:
- a CDS encoding ATP-dependent DNA helicase; the encoded protein is MWGVSSGVQREWRLVRGSAPDQPPLLPDPAQLRAVAHDSGPMLVRGGPGTGKTTTLVESVARRVAEGTDPQRILVLTFGRRGSQSLRRRIEARIAQGIGHEPLVRTFPAYAFGLLRRAAALYDDAPPRLLSGPEQDLVIRELLPGETAGWPDRLLPALNTRAFAEQLRDLLLRAAERGIGPDDPLWRRRDDWSAAARFLREYEQTMALRDATTRGSVGYDHAELVRAATGLLRRDPELLAAERSRLSAVYVDELADTDPAQIELLELIATGLPLTAFADPDSSTYAFRGADPEIVRTFTRRFPGAAEVILPTAHRSAPTVRAATARLARRLPGHLPVVPVQRDDQPAREPDPDTGVEVVALRSRVSEAAFVAHRLRRAHLVDGVPWSRMAVIMRSTNNQLAAYERALRQAGVPTKVLAEDLPLHQQPAVKPLLTLLRCALRPQLLTEEAAVALLHSPLGGADPMAERRLRQGLRALAMAAGDERGSGELLVEALRDPAELAALDRRWAGPAARIAMLLTTAREAAARPGATAEEVLWAVWRATGLAERWAGVATSPALGLDQQRRAETADRDLDAVLVLFDAAGRFTDRLPGARIDTFLDHVADQQLPADSLAASGDRGEAVRLLTAHGAKGLEWDVVVVAGVQEGVWPDLRLRGSLLGSEQLVDEVAQRALAGERAQRVAQTAALLTEERRLFYVAATRARRRLVVTAVDSGAVGGADGEDRPSRFLFELAPPVKVDEDEVAELELARPPRALTLPALVAELRAAVVGPDGPRRHAAARELARLAAAGIPGAHPEHWWGLPELTDDGPLHGPDEPVRVTPSTMESALRCGLRWLLEKHGGAAASSSAQGVGNLVHAAAMLADEAMSDPAVLVDYVAARFDAIELAAQWLAGRERDRSRLMLDKLTRWLAENPRRLVAIEREFAVRLEHEPPIDLVGRVDRLEVDDQGRLVVIDLKTGKTTTATREELPEHPQLGAYQVAVEAGGFPEGDVSGGAALVQLGTTHKDAKEQVQEAIGESGDPNWAHAMVHRTAATMAASTFVAKVNDKCRMCPVKSSCPVSGKGRQVVEP
- a CDS encoding ATP-dependent helicase; the protein is MTAIVKDGPRWTPDELAEQLGLHPPTSEQAAVISAPVAPLLVVAGAGSGKTETMAARVLWLVANQHVRPEHVLGLTFTRKAAGELAHRVRMRLGQLRRHIGARAVEGFDGEPTIATYHSFAARIVTEHGLRAGYEPSTRLLTEASCWQLADEVVRSYTGDMTSVESAPSTVVSAVLALAGELSEHLVEPDDLAAWTGRFHAEVSARPGRMLADVRDLLGRQRARLQLLPLVRAYAARKHALEAMDFGDQMSRAARVALSHPEVGAAERDRFRVVLLDEYQDTSHAQVTLLRALFSGGTPETGAGHPVTAVGDPCQSIYGWRGASAGTLDRFPHEFPGADGVPAEMAQLGRSFRNRSEILAVANTVSAPLRERGARVVSLTSGSDKPGIVLAGLLDTYLDEAEWIADQIVTAWRTEAKTTADQNPAHIPIERRPSSAVLVRVRSQIAPIEAALRARGLPVEVVGLGGLLDTPEVRDVVCTLRVLSDPLDGASLLRLLSGPRWRVGPRDLVALHQRARELAKGRWQGGPDAEIAVDRLDEASLSEALDDLGEPEQYSPAAYTRLAAYAQEIASLRTRLDQPVSDLIADIERTVGLDVEVAVRAGDTGLARAHLDTLGEVAARFAQETDGAPLGAFLSYLAAAEDEERGLTPGEVDVAEGAVQILTAHAAKGLEWDVVAVAGLTKDVWPGPSKGSDHFLKGLGVLPFPLRGDRDGLPELAVAGTRDQKDLAVAVTGFEQEWREHDAREERRLAYVAVTRPRGWLLASGYWWGDKVRKPRGPSPLLAEIVAVCEAGHGHVDVWAPQPADDAVNPTSGEVAVTWPSDPLGARRPTVEAAAALVRSMLDDPDGGVRLAEHDEVTRRWRQESDLLLIERDEQARRAQRADVVLPAHLSVSQLVALRKDPLALARRLRRPLPAAPDVYARRGTAFHHWLEQRYGADQLLDLDDLPGAADEDAAPDEALADLRERFEQSIWADRVPVEVETPFVIELGGTVVRGRMDAVFRTGGGYEVVDWKTGRVPTGSAAAAAAVQLAAYRLAWAALAGVPVAQVSAAFHYVRDNLTVRPADLLDHDGLTALLTSLPAETD